A part of Gemmatimonas groenlandica genomic DNA contains:
- a CDS encoding NAD(P)/FAD-dependent oxidoreductase has translation MRVLIIGGGVMGAATASFLGARYGIRATVIERDASYARASSALSVCAIRQQFSTEINIRISQQSLAFYRDIGTQLAVGTDRPSIGLVEPGYLYLATSAGAHVLEENQALQTRCGAAVALLSPSELARRFPWLSLEQIALGSLGLSTATSGEGWFDGYSALQAFRHHAIAQGALFIEAEAVDFDVRDGTVQSVVTSAGDRIAADAVLIAAGAWSSPLAGMLGFDLPVRARKRDVFSLQAPGPLPGCPLVIDPSGFWFRPDGDAGQFLCGSPPRGVDVDSMPLDQVDHGLFDEWLWPRLAERVPQFDELRVTGSWAGYYEYNTFDQNGLVGRLPGVRNAFVAAGFSGHGLQQAPAVGLGMAELIATGLYAALDLSPLGLERIAAEAPLVERNVI, from the coding sequence ATGCGAGTGCTCATCATCGGAGGCGGTGTGATGGGCGCCGCCACGGCCTCGTTTCTTGGGGCGCGCTACGGCATTCGCGCCACCGTGATCGAGCGTGACGCGTCGTATGCGCGAGCGTCGAGTGCGCTGTCGGTGTGCGCCATCCGGCAGCAATTCTCCACCGAGATCAACATCCGGATCTCGCAACAGAGCCTCGCGTTCTATCGCGACATCGGCACGCAGTTGGCGGTGGGCACTGATCGGCCCAGCATCGGCTTGGTGGAACCGGGATACCTGTATCTCGCCACCAGCGCCGGCGCCCACGTGCTCGAGGAGAATCAGGCGCTGCAGACGCGGTGCGGTGCGGCCGTGGCACTGTTGTCGCCGAGCGAGCTTGCGCGGCGTTTCCCGTGGTTGTCACTGGAGCAGATCGCGTTGGGATCGCTGGGGCTCTCCACGGCCACGAGCGGCGAAGGCTGGTTCGACGGCTATTCCGCGCTGCAGGCGTTCCGGCACCACGCCATCGCGCAGGGCGCCCTCTTTATCGAAGCCGAGGCGGTCGATTTCGACGTTCGCGATGGCACGGTGCAGTCGGTGGTCACCTCGGCGGGCGACCGTATCGCCGCCGACGCCGTGCTCATCGCCGCCGGCGCCTGGTCATCGCCGCTGGCGGGCATGCTCGGCTTCGACCTGCCCGTGCGTGCCCGCAAACGCGATGTGTTCTCGCTGCAGGCGCCCGGACCACTGCCGGGATGTCCGCTGGTGATCGACCCCAGTGGCTTCTGGTTCCGCCCCGATGGCGACGCCGGGCAGTTCCTGTGCGGCTCACCACCGCGCGGCGTGGACGTCGATAGTATGCCGCTGGATCAGGTCGATCACGGCCTGTTCGACGAGTGGCTGTGGCCGCGACTGGCCGAGCGGGTGCCGCAATTCGACGAGCTGCGCGTCACGGGCTCATGGGCGGGGTACTACGAGTACAACACCTTCGACCAGAACGGACTGGTAGGCCGGCTTCCGGGTGTGCGCAACGCGTTCGTGGCGGCGGGGTTCTCGGGACACGGCCTGCAGCAGGCGCCGGCGGTGGGGCTGGGGATGGCTGAGTTGATCGCGACCGGGTTGTATGCGGCGCTCGATTTGTCGCCACTTGGGCTCGAGCGGATCGCAGCGGAGGCACCGCTGGTGGAGCGGAACGTGATCTAG
- a CDS encoding ornithine cyclodeaminase family protein — translation MLPYHSAEQVHAALPWPTLVSALRDAFAAGATVPRRHAHALSERDSLLLMPAWSDDALGVKVVTVMPDSRAARTVQALYILLDRRTGEPQAVLDGEALTVRRTAATSVLAASYLAREDASDLLVIGTGTLAPYTVRAYCAMRPAITRVRLWGRTPARAAALANALASEGLPVEACPDEPHSLHNALAASHIVCAATTSRTPIVNGAWLQAGTHVDLVGGFTPAMREADDDTMCASRIVVDSYDGALSEAGDLVDPLARGTIPRAQVVAELSELVAGTIPGRTDPSQITLFKSVGLALEDLAAATLVCGA, via the coding sequence ATGCTGCCGTATCATTCCGCCGAACAGGTCCATGCCGCCTTGCCGTGGCCCACATTGGTATCCGCCCTGCGCGACGCCTTCGCGGCCGGTGCCACGGTGCCGCGCAGACACGCGCATGCGCTGAGCGAGCGGGACTCGCTGCTGCTCATGCCGGCGTGGAGCGATGATGCGCTTGGCGTGAAAGTGGTGACGGTCATGCCCGATTCGCGCGCGGCTCGCACCGTACAGGCGCTGTATATCCTGCTGGACCGGCGCACCGGAGAGCCGCAGGCCGTGCTCGACGGCGAAGCGCTTACGGTGCGGCGCACGGCGGCCACGTCGGTGCTGGCGGCCAGCTATCTGGCGCGCGAGGACGCGAGCGACCTGTTGGTGATCGGCACCGGCACGCTGGCCCCGTACACGGTGCGGGCGTACTGCGCCATGCGACCGGCGATCACGCGTGTGCGGCTCTGGGGACGCACGCCGGCTCGCGCGGCGGCGCTGGCCAACGCGCTGGCGAGCGAAGGACTGCCGGTGGAAGCGTGCCCCGATGAACCGCACTCCTTGCACAATGCCCTCGCCGCGTCGCACATCGTCTGCGCGGCCACCACGTCACGCACGCCGATCGTAAACGGCGCATGGTTGCAGGCCGGCACGCACGTGGATCTGGTGGGTGGCTTCACGCCCGCCATGCGTGAAGCCGATGACGACACGATGTGCGCCAGTCGCATTGTGGTGGACAGTTACGATGGTGCCCTGAGCGAGGCCGGAGATCTCGTCGATCCACTCGCTCGCGGCACCATTCCGCGGGCGCAGGTGGTGGCCGAGCTGAGTGAGCTAGTGGCGGGTACCATTCCGGGGCGGACCGACCCGTCGCAGATCACGCTGTTCAAGTCGGTCGGACTCGCGCTCGAAGACTTGGCGGCAGCGACGCTGGTGTGCGGCGCGTAG
- a CDS encoding N-acyl-D-amino-acid deacylase family protein, with protein sequence MTLLSSVRRAGVLGLFIAALPHGPALQAQGAVDVLITGAMVYDGTGAPGRVTNVGIRGDRIAFVGAIPSGTTAARRIDATGLIVSPGFIDPHTHAYEGLPRLSAERRLSASNLMQGVTTVTIGPDGRGPFDVKRVLDESEKLGLGINAYATVGFGTVRANVMGASSAPATKVQIDSMRALITKAMQEGALGVGSGLFYAPQSYASTDEAIAVISAAKPFGGVYDTHQRDESSYTIGLLASVRETIRIGCESGLTANVGHIKTLGVDVWGKADSVLGIMREARAKGCVVTADQYPWTASGTGLSAALVPRWAQAGGNDSLKLRIADAALREKMLVEMRDNLRRRGGDSTLLLTGGSAAAKSYIGKTLKQAAAERNMPAVETALAMINEGLDMSVASFNMTEADIETFMKDPYVMTSSDGSGGHPRLYGTYPRKIRRYVLDKPVITMERMVRASSGQVAETYRIPDRGVLRAGAFADVIVFDPKTIRDEATYVEPTRLSSGMVWVFVNGRAAVQEGRMANVFAGRVLRR encoded by the coding sequence ATGACTCTCCTCTCATCTGTTCGTCGCGCGGGAGTGCTCGGCCTGTTCATCGCCGCACTGCCGCACGGCCCTGCATTGCAGGCGCAAGGCGCGGTGGACGTGCTCATTACCGGTGCGATGGTGTACGATGGCACCGGTGCGCCGGGCCGCGTCACCAATGTCGGCATTCGCGGCGATCGCATCGCGTTCGTGGGCGCGATCCCGAGCGGCACTACGGCCGCGCGTCGTATCGATGCCACCGGTCTGATCGTGTCACCGGGGTTCATCGACCCGCACACGCATGCCTATGAAGGACTGCCGCGGCTGAGCGCCGAGCGACGGTTGAGCGCGTCGAATTTGATGCAGGGCGTGACGACGGTCACGATCGGCCCCGATGGTCGCGGACCGTTCGACGTGAAGCGCGTGCTCGACGAATCCGAGAAGTTGGGGCTTGGCATCAACGCCTATGCGACTGTGGGCTTCGGCACCGTGCGCGCCAACGTGATGGGGGCATCGTCGGCGCCGGCCACCAAGGTGCAGATCGACTCCATGCGCGCGCTCATCACGAAAGCGATGCAGGAAGGCGCGCTCGGTGTGGGCTCAGGCTTGTTCTACGCGCCACAAAGCTACGCCAGCACCGACGAAGCGATCGCCGTGATCTCGGCCGCGAAACCGTTCGGTGGCGTGTACGACACGCATCAGCGCGATGAGTCGAGTTACACGATCGGGCTACTGGCGTCGGTGCGCGAAACGATCCGCATTGGCTGCGAGTCGGGGCTCACGGCGAATGTGGGACACATCAAGACGCTGGGCGTTGATGTATGGGGCAAAGCCGACAGCGTGTTGGGCATCATGCGCGAGGCGCGCGCGAAGGGCTGCGTGGTCACGGCCGATCAGTATCCCTGGACCGCCAGCGGAACAGGGTTGAGTGCCGCGTTGGTACCGCGCTGGGCACAGGCGGGCGGCAATGATTCGCTTAAACTCCGCATTGCCGATGCCGCGTTGCGCGAGAAGATGCTGGTGGAAATGCGCGACAATCTGCGCCGTCGTGGTGGCGACAGCACGTTGTTGCTGACCGGTGGCAGTGCCGCCGCCAAGTCGTATATCGGCAAGACGCTTAAGCAGGCAGCGGCCGAGCGAAACATGCCGGCGGTGGAGACGGCGCTGGCGATGATTAACGAGGGACTCGACATGAGCGTCGCGAGCTTCAACATGACCGAAGCCGACATCGAGACCTTTATGAAGGATCCGTATGTCATGACCAGCTCCGACGGCTCGGGCGGGCACCCGCGGCTCTACGGCACCTACCCGCGCAAGATCCGTCGTTACGTGCTCGACAAGCCGGTGATCACGATGGAGCGGATGGTGCGGGCGTCGTCGGGGCAGGTGGCCGAGACGTATCGCATTCCCGATCGCGGCGTGCTGCGGGCTGGTGCGTTCGCTGACGTGATCGTGTTTGATCCCAAAACGATCCGGGACGAAGCGACCTACGTGGAGCCAACACGATTGTCGAGCGGGATGGTGTGGGTGTTCGTGAACGGACGGGCGGCCGTGCAAGAGGGACGGATGGCGAATGTGTTCGCGGGGCGTGTGCTGCGTCGTTAG
- a CDS encoding DUF5916 domain-containing protein encodes MPRLLLLLLAVPALLQAQPSAATITAPSATKERADAPAPSSMRNASATRVSQAPVLDGRDDDAAWRSATVIDQFLEYEPNQGATPRFRTEVRVTYDERYLYVLGRMFDPAPDSIISLLSRRDVRTESEQLKLVIDSYHDRRTAYQFITNPAGVKRDFYVYNDNVEDPTWDAVWDVATKIDSLGWVAEFRIPFSQIRFNQDDTKRFGFLIVRDVARTKQRISWPLFRRDVQGYVSQGGELEGFGRLPQPRRLEITPYVVEKSSTRQNANGRYSSPMSQAFGADVKMGLGSNLTVDATINPDFGQVEADPSVLNLSAFEQFFEERRPFFLEGAGIFQFRTACDDIDTGCTGLFYSRRIGRSPQLLNRYGDGSSATASRIIGAGKVSGRLASGMSVGLVTAVTERELGTQRRTIEPQTGYAVLRLQQDLRNGNSGIGVMLTGVDRTNDEWSRNALRGGAYTGGIDLRHRFAANNYELAASVSGSTVNGTADAIAATQRSSVHQYDRPDDDIAYDPTRTSMTGDAERLSISKFGGGITRFQSVLQRFSPGFESNDLGFQARADQQMFRNWFSLQLNTPTKYYRRAFLNFNTFNTWNTAGLALGQGLNMNWHVELPNTWWIHTGVNANALTPVYSDRAARGGPAVRLSSSGGAWLGLEGDRRKWYTPTLFLGTNSGDEGRTDGMWIEPGIQARVSSRFSASLAARYDRGNNDAQWHSNVVRDGETHYTFARLKQSTLRTTARVNYTATRTLSLQLYAQPFVTTGRYTNWRELDDPRATAYADRYQPFGPGDPGGFRVREFRSNTVVRWEYRPASVLFLVWQQGRSLYDPTASDFSFPQDVTRVFDVHPMNTLLVKASFWFNP; translated from the coding sequence ATGCCACGACTCCTTCTGCTTCTCCTGGCCGTGCCTGCTTTGCTGCAGGCGCAGCCCTCCGCGGCGACGATCACGGCGCCCTCGGCTACGAAAGAGCGCGCTGACGCGCCAGCACCGAGCTCGATGCGTAACGCGTCGGCCACCCGCGTGTCGCAGGCGCCGGTGCTCGATGGACGCGATGACGACGCGGCGTGGCGCAGTGCCACGGTGATCGATCAGTTCCTCGAGTACGAGCCTAATCAGGGGGCAACGCCACGCTTCCGCACCGAAGTGCGCGTGACCTACGATGAGCGCTATCTGTATGTGCTGGGACGCATGTTCGATCCGGCCCCAGACAGCATCATCTCGTTGTTGTCGCGTCGCGATGTGCGTACGGAGAGTGAGCAGCTCAAGCTGGTGATCGACTCGTATCATGATCGCCGCACCGCCTACCAGTTCATCACGAACCCGGCTGGTGTGAAGCGCGACTTCTACGTCTACAATGACAACGTCGAAGACCCCACGTGGGATGCGGTGTGGGATGTGGCCACCAAGATCGACTCACTGGGGTGGGTGGCGGAGTTCCGCATTCCCTTCAGTCAGATCCGCTTCAATCAGGACGATACCAAGCGCTTCGGATTCCTGATCGTGCGTGACGTGGCCCGCACCAAGCAGCGCATTTCGTGGCCGCTGTTTCGTCGCGACGTGCAGGGGTACGTGTCGCAGGGTGGCGAGCTGGAAGGGTTCGGGCGGTTGCCGCAGCCGCGTCGCCTCGAGATCACGCCCTATGTCGTCGAGAAGAGCAGCACGCGGCAGAATGCGAACGGCCGCTATTCGTCGCCCATGTCGCAGGCGTTCGGTGCCGACGTGAAGATGGGGCTCGGCTCCAACCTCACGGTGGACGCCACGATCAATCCCGATTTCGGTCAAGTCGAGGCCGATCCGTCGGTGCTGAACCTCTCGGCGTTCGAGCAATTCTTCGAAGAGCGTCGACCGTTCTTCCTGGAAGGTGCGGGCATCTTTCAGTTCCGCACGGCGTGCGACGACATCGACACCGGCTGCACGGGGCTGTTCTATTCTCGGCGTATCGGCCGGTCGCCGCAGCTGTTGAATCGCTACGGTGACGGATCGAGTGCGACCGCCTCGCGCATCATTGGCGCCGGCAAGGTGAGCGGTCGTCTTGCCAGCGGCATGTCGGTGGGCCTCGTGACGGCGGTGACCGAACGCGAGCTCGGCACGCAGCGTCGCACCATCGAACCACAGACGGGCTATGCGGTGTTGCGCCTGCAGCAGGATCTACGCAACGGCAATAGCGGCATCGGCGTGATGCTCACGGGTGTCGATCGTACGAACGACGAATGGAGCCGCAACGCGCTGCGCGGCGGCGCGTACACCGGCGGCATCGACCTGCGCCATCGCTTCGCCGCCAACAATTACGAGCTGGCCGCGTCGGTATCGGGCAGCACCGTGAACGGTACGGCCGACGCGATTGCCGCCACGCAACGCAGCAGCGTGCACCAGTACGATCGGCCCGACGACGACATCGCGTACGATCCCACCCGCACCTCGATGACGGGCGATGCCGAACGTCTGTCGATCTCCAAGTTCGGTGGCGGTATCACGCGCTTTCAGAGCGTGCTGCAGCGTTTCTCACCGGGCTTCGAGAGCAACGATCTTGGTTTTCAGGCGCGGGCTGATCAGCAGATGTTCCGGAACTGGTTCTCCCTCCAGCTGAACACGCCTACCAAGTACTACCGTCGCGCGTTCCTGAACTTCAACACGTTCAACACGTGGAACACGGCAGGGCTCGCGCTGGGGCAGGGGCTCAACATGAACTGGCACGTCGAGCTGCCCAATACGTGGTGGATTCACACCGGCGTGAATGCGAACGCGCTCACGCCCGTGTACAGTGATCGTGCCGCGCGTGGTGGGCCGGCCGTGCGCTTGAGCTCGAGCGGTGGTGCTTGGCTGGGTCTGGAGGGCGATCGCCGTAAGTGGTACACGCCCACGCTGTTCCTGGGCACCAACAGCGGCGACGAAGGGCGCACCGACGGCATGTGGATCGAGCCGGGCATCCAGGCACGGGTGTCGTCGAGATTCAGTGCATCGCTGGCGGCGCGCTACGACCGCGGCAACAACGACGCGCAGTGGCATTCGAACGTGGTGCGCGATGGCGAAACGCATTACACCTTCGCGCGGCTCAAGCAGTCGACGCTGCGTACCACGGCGCGCGTGAACTACACCGCGACGCGCACGCTGTCGCTGCAGCTGTACGCGCAGCCGTTCGTGACCACCGGCCGCTACACCAATTGGCGTGAACTCGACGATCCGCGGGCCACAGCGTACGCCGATCGCTATCAGCCATTCGGTCCCGGCGATCCCGGCGGTTTCCGCGTGCGAGAGTTCCGCTCGAATACGGTGGTGCGCTGGGAGTATCGCCCGGCGTCGGTGCTGTTCCTGGTGTGGCAGCAGGGACGAAGCCTGTACGATCCCACGGCGTCGGATTTCAGCTTCCCGCAGGATGTGACGCGCGTGTTCGACGTCCACCCGATGAATACGCTGTTGGTGAAGGCGTCGTTCTGGTTCAACCCGTGA
- the tkt gene encoding transketolase gives MSALPAAAAVTETERLAIDTIRTLAMDAVQAAESGHPGTPMALAPLAYALYTRHLRHDPSAPHWADRDRFVLSVGHASMLLYGTLHMAGYDLPLAEIKRFRQWQSKTPGHPEVHHTPGVETTTGPLGQGVANAVGFAVAESHLAATFNRPGHDIVDHYTYFVAGDGCLMEGISHEAASYAGHFKLGKLIGFFDDNGITIDGSTDLSCSDNAEQRFAAYGWQVLHVNDVNDLAAIDAAIAEAKADTQRPTMIITQTHIGFGSPNKQDTAKAHGEPLGAAEIALTKTAYGWPSTEPFFVPDAARAHWTERVATRAALHTEWKAKWAAYQAAHPELAAELLRRNEGKVTAALDSAFPVFDAKSGNVASRAASGVVINAIASAAPELVGGSADLTGSNLTNVKGATYYAPTAAAGRNFHFGIREHAMGAIMNGMGLHGGIIPYGGTFLVFSDYMRPAIRLAALMGVQAIYVFTHDSIGLGEDGPTHQPVEHLTALRCIPNLLVLRPADADEVSEAWRVAIAHRTGPSAIVLTRQKLSYYNEPARARAGVPRGAYVVADTNGVPNVVLMASGSEVEIALAAREKLAANGMNARVVSCPSLELFAKQDASYRASILPAGVPRVAVEAAHPMSWHQWVGDTGAIVGISTFGASAPAPTLYEKYGISADNVTATVTQLLGA, from the coding sequence GTGTCCGCTTTGCCCGCTGCTGCTGCCGTCACCGAGACCGAGCGTCTCGCGATCGATACGATCCGCACCCTCGCCATGGACGCGGTGCAGGCCGCCGAGTCCGGCCACCCCGGCACCCCGATGGCGCTCGCGCCGCTGGCCTACGCGCTCTATACGCGGCATCTGCGTCACGATCCGTCGGCACCGCATTGGGCCGACCGCGACCGCTTCGTGTTGTCGGTGGGCCATGCGTCCATGCTCTTGTACGGCACGCTGCACATGGCGGGCTACGACCTGCCGTTGGCCGAGATCAAGCGCTTCCGTCAGTGGCAGAGCAAGACACCGGGCCACCCCGAAGTGCATCACACGCCCGGCGTGGAAACGACCACCGGCCCGCTCGGCCAGGGTGTCGCCAACGCCGTCGGTTTCGCGGTAGCCGAGTCGCATCTCGCGGCCACGTTCAACCGCCCCGGTCATGACATCGTCGATCACTACACGTATTTCGTGGCGGGCGACGGTTGCCTCATGGAAGGCATCTCGCACGAAGCCGCCAGCTACGCCGGTCACTTCAAGCTCGGCAAGCTGATCGGATTCTTCGACGACAACGGCATTACGATCGACGGCAGCACCGACCTCTCCTGCAGCGACAACGCCGAGCAGCGCTTCGCCGCGTACGGCTGGCAGGTGTTGCATGTGAATGACGTGAACGATCTCGCCGCGATCGACGCCGCCATCGCTGAAGCGAAGGCCGATACGCAGCGCCCGACGATGATCATCACGCAGACGCACATCGGCTTCGGGTCGCCCAACAAGCAGGACACCGCGAAGGCGCACGGTGAACCGTTGGGTGCGGCTGAAATTGCGCTCACCAAAACGGCCTACGGTTGGCCGAGCACCGAGCCGTTCTTCGTACCCGATGCTGCGCGCGCGCATTGGACGGAGCGCGTGGCCACGCGGGCCGCGTTGCACACCGAGTGGAAAGCGAAGTGGGCGGCGTATCAGGCGGCGCATCCCGAGTTGGCCGCCGAGTTGCTGCGTCGCAACGAAGGGAAGGTGACGGCAGCGCTCGACAGCGCGTTCCCGGTGTTCGATGCGAAGAGCGGCAACGTGGCGAGTCGCGCGGCGAGTGGTGTGGTGATCAACGCAATTGCATCCGCCGCGCCGGAGCTGGTGGGTGGCAGCGCCGATCTCACGGGATCGAATCTCACGAACGTGAAGGGCGCGACGTACTACGCCCCCACGGCGGCGGCGGGTCGCAACTTCCATTTCGGCATTCGCGAACATGCGATGGGCGCGATCATGAACGGCATGGGCTTGCACGGCGGCATCATCCCGTACGGCGGCACGTTCCTGGTGTTCAGCGACTACATGCGTCCGGCCATTCGCCTGGCCGCCCTCATGGGTGTGCAGGCGATCTATGTGTTCACGCACGATTCCATCGGACTCGGCGAAGACGGCCCCACGCACCAGCCGGTCGAGCATCTCACGGCGCTGCGTTGCATTCCCAACTTGCTGGTGTTGCGTCCGGCCGATGCCGACGAAGTGAGCGAAGCGTGGCGCGTGGCGATCGCGCATCGCACCGGGCCGTCGGCCATCGTGCTCACGCGTCAGAAGCTGTCGTACTACAACGAGCCGGCGCGCGCACGGGCCGGTGTGCCGCGCGGGGCCTATGTGGTGGCCGATACGAACGGCGTGCCGAACGTGGTGCTGATGGCGAGCGGCTCGGAAGTCGAGATCGCGCTGGCGGCGCGTGAGAAGCTGGCGGCGAACGGCATGAACGCGCGCGTGGTGAGCTGCCCCAGCCTCGAGCTGTTCGCCAAACAGGACGCGTCGTATCGCGCCAGCATTCTGCCCGCTGGCGTGCCGCGCGTGGCGGTGGAAGCGGCGCATCCGATGTCGTGGCACCAGTGGGTGGGTGACACGGGTGCGATCGTGGGTATCTCCACCTTCGGCGCCAGCGCCCCGGCGCCCACGCTGTACGAGAAGTACGGCATCTCCGCCGACAACGTGACCGCGACTGTGACGCAGCTGCTGGGCGCGTAG
- a CDS encoding DinB family protein yields the protein MKITRPSPSEHAPFASTYIDATAKALDAMGTDHLWSLLVTQPMALVELLDAVDPALVDYAYAPGKWTLGESLVHVSDTERVFAYRLMRVARGDTTPLPGFDQDAWVPESRTTGRPLDDILTEIQTVRAATLSLVKSLDEQAWGQVGVASGHPISPRALAWMIAGHFAHHLDLTRERYLAR from the coding sequence ATGAAGATCACCCGCCCGTCGCCATCGGAGCACGCGCCGTTCGCCAGCACCTACATCGACGCCACTGCCAAGGCCCTCGACGCCATGGGGACCGATCATCTCTGGTCGCTACTGGTCACGCAGCCGATGGCCCTCGTGGAGCTGCTCGACGCCGTCGACCCCGCGTTGGTGGACTACGCCTACGCGCCGGGCAAGTGGACGCTGGGCGAGTCGCTCGTGCACGTGTCCGACACCGAGCGGGTGTTCGCCTACCGCCTCATGCGCGTGGCCCGCGGCGACACGACCCCGCTGCCGGGCTTCGATCAGGACGCCTGGGTGCCGGAGAGCCGCACCACCGGCCGTCCGCTTGACGACATTCTGACCGAAATCCAGACCGTCCGCGCCGCCACCCTGTCGCTCGTGAAGTCATTGGACGAGCAAGCATGGGGCCAAGTTGGTGTGGCCAGCGGACATCCGATCTCGCCGCGGGCGCTGGCCTGGATGATCGCCGGACACTTCGCGCACCACCTCGATCTCACCCGTGAACGGTATCTCGCACGCTGA
- a CDS encoding alanyl-tRNA editing protein: MTDRLYYTDARLDRFTAFVLDITDEGRRVVLDRSAFYPTSGGQPHDLGTLGGIAVVNVIDDDERIAHILAEPIGVPVGSMLVGQIDMVRRFDHMQQHTGQHLLSAMLTDEFGWPTVSVHFGDDTNTVDVACDDFDPTALAAIERRANALIVQNRRVTVSFEDAAEATDLRKPSDRDGELRIVTIDGIDRSACGGTHVDHTGEIGALLLRRAEKTKGNTRIEFVCGHRAVSRARLDAELLTKAARTLSAAPHDLPGLVEQQLQRLTDLERERKRLAAELARHEAAALWTACIPDSDGVRRIVVSASGPVKESEPLAQQLVALGFCAVVVTSAAAGGVLMATAQDTGIDAGQRLRTALQAVGGRGGGSPRLAQGAVPDPSQLRIVLEQLGFLPPSPEPVA, encoded by the coding sequence ATGACCGATCGCCTGTACTACACCGACGCTCGTCTCGACCGCTTCACTGCCTTCGTGCTCGATATCACCGACGAGGGCCGACGCGTGGTGCTCGACCGCAGCGCCTTCTATCCCACCTCGGGCGGGCAGCCGCATGACCTGGGCACACTGGGCGGCATCGCCGTCGTGAACGTCATCGACGACGACGAGCGCATCGCGCACATCCTCGCCGAACCGATCGGCGTACCCGTGGGCTCGATGTTGGTGGGTCAGATCGACATGGTGCGGCGCTTCGATCACATGCAGCAGCACACCGGTCAGCATCTGCTCTCGGCCATGCTCACCGACGAATTCGGCTGGCCCACGGTGAGCGTGCACTTTGGCGACGACACCAACACCGTCGACGTAGCGTGCGACGATTTCGATCCCACCGCGCTCGCCGCCATCGAGCGGCGTGCCAATGCGCTCATCGTGCAGAATCGCCGTGTCACCGTGTCCTTCGAAGACGCGGCCGAGGCCACGGACCTTCGCAAGCCGAGCGATCGCGATGGCGAGTTGCGCATCGTGACCATCGACGGCATCGACCGCAGTGCCTGTGGCGGCACGCATGTCGATCACACCGGCGAGATCGGTGCCCTGCTGTTGCGTCGGGCCGAGAAAACCAAAGGCAATACGCGCATCGAGTTCGTGTGTGGGCACCGCGCCGTATCCCGCGCCCGTCTCGACGCCGAACTGCTCACCAAAGCGGCGCGCACATTGTCCGCCGCGCCGCACGATCTGCCCGGTCTCGTGGAGCAGCAGCTCCAACGCCTGACCGACCTCGAACGCGAGCGCAAGCGCCTGGCCGCCGAACTCGCACGACATGAAGCGGCCGCCCTCTGGACGGCGTGTATCCCCGACAGCGATGGCGTGCGACGTATCGTCGTGTCTGCATCGGGACCAGTGAAGGAATCCGAACCGCTGGCCCAGCAACTGGTCGCCCTCGGCTTCTGCGCGGTCGTGGTCACGAGCGCCGCCGCCGGCGGGGTGTTGATGGCGACGGCACAGGACACCGGAATCGATGCCGGACAGCGTCTCCGTACCGCCCTGCAGGCCGTGGGTGGTCGTGGTGGCGGGTCACCTCGCCTCGCGCAGGGCGCCGTCCCCGATCCGTCGCAGCTGCGCATCGTGCTCGAGCAACTCGGCTTTCTTCCCCCATCACCGGAGCCTGTCGCATGA